The Raphanus sativus cultivar WK10039 chromosome 6, ASM80110v3, whole genome shotgun sequence sequence tatgtatacaagtaaaataacaaataaaataaaataaataaaactcttTCATGGTGGTAGGCCCTTTTCCTTCATCATTTTCCCCCTTTGACACCCTTCGCTTCAACAACAATTCACATTGTTATGACCACTTTTGCTTTTATGGCTTAAGTTAAACAGATAAATTATAAACCGAACCCACGTCGTCATAACACAAACAAGTATGAACTCTGATTTCTAGAGTTTTCTTCCATTGGAGGTCAACTTACGCTTTTGTCATTACTATGATCTTTCATTTCATCACATTATTCTTAGGGTTACAATTTTATTTcacatttatttaattttaaccaCTAGTACTTTGCTGTTTTCTTTTCAACAAAATGTGATAACTCGTTCATTCAAAAGTTAggtaataataatcaaaaactCTGTgctcaaaagaaaagaaaaattaaaactaaaaacaatataccatatatatatatatataacatctCATAGAGCTTGGTAGTCACCAAAGACAAATAAACAACTCTTACTAACGAATAGAATAGATCATGTTGTTTACCAAATAGTCTAATAAAACTTAAGGAAAATccttaaaattcacaaaatattcAGATTGAATTTCAGGTTCAAAATCGATCGTATTGTGTCGATTCAAAAGTTAAAAACCGAAACACAGCTAGTgttaatttgattaaatattttttgggcATAAACTGATTTAGCTAGTTAGAAGTGTCGAGCTCAAGTACAAATGCGACTATATATCTTAAAAGTTATGCACTAAACGAAATACATCAGCAACAACAAGAAATGAGGTCATCGCTTATATGATCACATATATGTAACGACAGTAACGTGTTATATATCATACGCAACATTTGACCAATTTGATCGAACAAAcctttaaatgtttaaatatatgaaaaagaaaaggaagaaacaaaacaatatttgaTTAGCCTAGTTCGAAAAGACATCTCCTTAGTGTGTGCGGTTGTTTGTCAATGCTTGTCTGAATCTCTCTATATGCACAATACGTTACGGATATAACAAACTTTGGCATTCTTATGGAAAGAGAGTCTGCTGATCGTGTTTTGATGTACTTCAAGATAGTCTTCAAGCATGATATATAATCACTGGCTCAAACTATTTAAGTCTTGTACAAATTTTTAAACTGAAAACcctaagaatttttttttacatttgtagaacaaaaaaataaaaagcaaaaacaTCTAGAGTTTTCCGTTCGGTTGTCAAGCTACAGGTAGAATATTTGGAAGTATGAAGTATATTGTCTCCCACTTATACAATAAAGTACGAAACATGGATGCATGAAGGCTAGACTTCCATAATGCTTGTGGTAGGGTCTTTTCATTCATCATCTTGTCTCATTTGGCTTTTCTTTTCCAGCTCTCGTTTAATAACAGCCAGTATTTAATAGTCtttatgtataaaaataatttcatggaTTTTGCAATCCATGAAAATTTTGGACCTCAGGATTGTAATAATGtctcatataaataatttgaccTGGCAAAAAGTTCAGCTATTGCGTACCAAAAAAAGCGCAAAATCATTACAATTagttgattaaataaaaaaattgtatgcaAATGATTTAGACACAAGGACCGACCAATTGGAGAACAATGAATGTATAAGCATGATCCATCCTTAAAAAGAAAAGCTTTTATGATGACACTTGGGGAATAGAAAATGAAAACTAGTTTGCGCTTTGATGATGAAAGCTCGACTAGACGAGTGAAAAAGCTTTAACTTATTGGGTCCATAAGCCTAATGGGCCAAACTGTGTCGACCCATTAAACAGATCGAAGAACTTGCAGCAGATGCtaatattatgatttaaattaaaaacgTAAATATCGATTTATTTCTGTGTCCCTTTAAAAAAAGGGATCAAATCGTGAAGGAGCGTTCGCAGGCCATCGgcatcagagagagagagagaggttagATCTCGCGCGGCGTTGGCTCTTCGGTACGTTTGTtcctgctctctctctctctctctcgttaaACTGATTAGAATATATATGCGGCGATCTGTATCTATCTGTGCGTTGTTAATGGCAGTGTCATTTTCCAGATCTATTGTGATTGGCTCGCTAGTTTGTAATGGTGGGATCTGTATCCTCCCTTGGATGTGCAAATTTGATAATTAGTAGATGGAATTAGATCTTATTGGTGATTAAGATGTCAAATGCGATTTTGTAATCACCACATTGGATCCAATTGATAGCTGAGATGAGAGATGATGATTCCTCAATTGCTTTTGAACAGGTTTGTGACTGAAAGAAAAAGGAAGGATGGGGGTATCATTCGGGAAGCTGTTCAGCAGGCTATTCGCAAAGAAAGAGATGCGTATTCTCATGGTTGGTCTCGATGCTGCTGGTAAGACCACCATCCTCTACAAGCTCAAACTTGGTGAGATCGTCACTACCATTCCCACCATTGGTAAGCAACTTACTTTTCCTATTGATTGATGCTCTCTTGGTGGTGTTAAAATGTTTTGTATGAGAAGCTGACAAGGACTggttattgttttgtttttccagGTTTCAATGTTGAGACTGTGGAATACAAGAACATTAGCTTTACTGTCTGGGATGTCGGGGGTCAGGACAAGGTATCGATTCATTTCATACCATTCTGTTGAGTGATTTTTGGCTTGTCTATTCCACATTTTTTTTGGCTTATTTAGGTTCAATGTTGGTGAATTTTGTTCGTGTACCCAATACTCTACATTTGATAAGCTAAATCAGAATCAGCCTGAACTTCGATCATACTTTTGATTCATTCTCAAAGATATGTCGTCTCCTGGCTGACATTTATTAGTGGACACTATATGTTACTTCGTTTTCTTGAGTTGATGTTCTTAGAATTGTGATTGAGTTCATTGCTAATGATTTACTTCTGGCTCATCTAGATTCGTCCATTGTGGAGGCACTACTTCCAGAACACGCAGGGACTTATCTTTGTTGTTGACAGCAACGATCGTGACCGTGTTGTTGAAGCCAGGGACGAGCTTCACAGGATGCTCAACGAGGTAATGTATTCATAACGCTTCTACTTCTACATCATGGTTTATATTcactctttgttttttttgactttgtgatgctttttctttttgtggcaGGATGAATTGAGGGATGCAGTTCTGCTTGTTTTTGCTAACAAGCAAGATCTTCCCAACGCAATGAACGCTGCTGAGATCACTGACAAGCTTGGCCTTCACTCTCTCCGCCAGCGACACTGGTGAGCaaaagaaacacacacacagatCTATCTGTTACCCTATTATATGAGCTTAATATGATGATCATTGTAACAATGACAGGTACATTCAGAGCACATGTGCCACCTCTGGAGAAGGACTCTACGAGGGACTTGACTGGCTCTCCAACAACATTGCAAACAAGGTACTAACTACTATGCTCTTTTTCAACTCCGGTTCTGATATTATCATTTCTGGGAGTCTGAGACAAATCTTCAACGCTCGATGTGCAGGCGTAGAAA is a genomic window containing:
- the LOC108813634 gene encoding ADP-ribosylation factor 1, translated to MGVSFGKLFSRLFAKKEMRILMVGLDAAGKTTILYKLKLGEIVTTIPTIGFNVETVEYKNISFTVWDVGGQDKIRPLWRHYFQNTQGLIFVVDSNDRDRVVEARDELHRMLNEDELRDAVLLVFANKQDLPNAMNAAEITDKLGLHSLRQRHWYIQSTCATSGEGLYEGLDWLSNNIANKA